A stretch of DNA from Oreochromis aureus strain Israel breed Guangdong linkage group 23, ZZ_aureus, whole genome shotgun sequence:
taaaaagagtcataaataaatgaatgtgtaaagaaaagaaacagaaaggaaGGAAGTCCTGTTGATGAAAACCCCGAGGACTGAGCCAGCAACCTTCTGATGGTTGCTGCCCTATTTGTCCACTTTTACAGTTCCCTATAAGCCTCTCTAAAAGCTTTATAGAGAACTCTGCTGCCCTCAACAACATATCATGACATATTGAGCAACAACACTATGGGAAGaggaaaaatgtaataaaacatctgacataaaatgtaaaattgtgtgacatatttataaatatacatttttagcAATTCAAAGCACTCTATCAGGTGCAGTGTATATGTGTTTGCATTAAATCTGCATCACTCACAATAGTAATCAACATAATTAGAATCACTTATTTGAATCAAactaaacaataacattttgaaCAGCTAGACCTCTTTAAGTCCCGTAATTACGAAGCTGTtgctggaaaacaaaaaaaatgtcatcaGCTCTTGTAcgttttacagttttaaaggtgTGATGTTTCTCGTTGCTAGAGAAaatgacaaagagaaaatggGAATACTTTTCGATTAATTTAATGTAAGTTCATTTAATAATGAGAGTACAGGACTTTCCTTTAAAGATcaaaataaaaaccacaaaaagaaTCTTAAAAAAAGACTGCAATGATAAATGTCTGACAAAAGTTTCAGAAGAGAAATACACCGGATGTGTGGTTAATGAAAACCACAGACAGACTCCAAGGTGATGTGTAAAGTTGCACCCCTAAATGACTGCACCTCACAGGCACAATGCACACTCTGCAACTGTTTTTGCTCTTCCTAGCAATGAGTTGTCTCAAACAAAATGGTAAGAATTTAGtatcttatgttttttttaaagaatgtgAGAtaattgttcttctttttttttatttctttgcagCAAGAAGAGTTCAATGCTGTATATGGCATCATGCAAGACAGCATAGGACACGTATGTGGAGGATTCCTTGTCAGTGAAGACTTTGTATTGACTGCTGCACACTGTGATGATCGGTAAGTTACCAATATCCTACAAGGAATCTGTTCATCAcctaaatatgaatatttctgCAGACTTCTTAATTATTATCAATGCAGGAAACCTAGAAATGTTGTTCTGGGCACCCACAATCTCAAGAAAGCTGAGAAGACCATggtatatcaaataaaaaagaagtgcAAGCATCCTTCTTACAATGATGTTACATTTGGAAATGATATCATGCTTCTCAAAGTAAGCAGATAACTGTTTAACTTCAGTATTCATCAactaatttattacaatattATATGTTGATAtacgttgttgttgttgtctccagcaaaatcaaataaagacattttttctCACAGGGTGATTCTGGGGGTCCTCTGGTATGTGACAAGAAGAtggcacacatatacaaatgcacacacacacacacacacacacacacacacacacactactttaACATCTGACATGTGACCGTGAAGGTGTAGCTGGAAAATGTGGTTTCAATGACTCACAGACTATACATATACGTGTTGATGAAAGCCACAGAAACATTGCAAGGTGATGCATAAAGCAGGCAAACTGCCCCCTAAACAACGACATTTTACTTAACTTCCATGCATCATGCACGCTCTACAGAAGTGTCTTCTAGTCACAGCTGCGACATGCCTCATTCAAAATGGTAAGAttgcaaaatatttttcttaaagttatgcaaaaaatatatttctctcagtttttcttcatttattttcagcaCTGGGAAGTGAAATCATAAATGGCAAAAAGGCTGAGGAAAAGTTCATGCAGTATATGGCATCagtacaaaacaacaaaatacacacatgTGGAGGATTCCTTGTCAGTGAAGACTTTGTAATGACAGCTGCGCATTGTGCTGTTAAGTGAGTAACCACCAAAAGCATGTCACGATCatctaaatataaataattattttggtTTCTCATTCATTATTCATGTAGGAAGCTTAAATCCTTAAGTGTTGTTCTGGGCACTCATGATCTCAAGAAGGCAAATAAGAAAATGAGATATGGAGTTAAAATGATCTGCAGACACCCTGCCTTCAAGGAAGTTGCAAATGGGAATGACATCATGCTCCTCAAAGTAAGTATTCATCTATTGAGCCTCAGCTTCACAAAGGATATCAGGCATTCTTGTGAATCAATCAATAATTAAAATAGTTAATACAGGGAGgaaagtataaaataaaaataaatgaataaataaaagaaacataattaaaagaacaacaaaaaacctAAACATTTTCTGGCACTTTCTGCCAGCATTTATTGTCAAACCACATAATCAAACCAAATCACATGATTTTGTTTTAGCTTCAACCAATCAAAGCACATTTGATTGTAGTATAggtaaaaacaacagcaacaataataatacatgAAATGACTTCTTGttccacaacaaaacaaacatgcacCTTTTCTTTGCTGTAACAATAATATACATGTCACGCATTATTAGATATATTAATACATCTAAATACACGGAATAATTTGCCTTATGCAAGTCGCTATCCACATTTGTGCACGCACTATCATTGTTTGAGAGACATGCAAAGACAAATACTGGAGAAccttaaatacacacaaattTGACATCTTCATAACTGATATCaattttaatcatttatttttggtttttgatTTTATCTTTCCAGCTGTCTAAGAAAGTTCCCCTGGGTGACAAAAAACCAGTTAAGCTAATTCAACTTCCAATTCAAAAACTAAACCTgaaggaaaacaagatctgCAGTGTAGCTGGATGGGGGCCCACAGAACCTGGTAAACACCGATCTGGTTATGTTAATGAGCTGCAAGTGTTAAATGTTCCCATCATTAACAAGGACGAGTGTCAGAAGCTGTGGGGaagaactttaaaaaatgttatttgcGCCGGTGGATACAAAGCAAAGAGTGGAATCTGTCAggtaattttttttcatgttttcttatcAAATTAGTATAAACATCAAAACTATTgaacaacaacaaattaaaaattgttATTTCTTCCTCACAGGGTGATTCTGGTGGGCCTCTCGTATGTAACAAGTTGGCTGTTGGCATTGTTTCCTTTAACAACGGCAATGGCTGTAAATATCCAGATGTCCCAAACGTCTATACAGATATATCACAATTTCTTCCTTGGATCACAGATATTctcgagaaaaaaaaatgcaaagggtaaaaaatattttcaatggTGTTATGGGTGTATTGTAAGACTGTTGGGCAAGTGATATGTGAGCTGTGTAAACTGCTTAAATTCTGCAATATCTAACATTAAAGGGCCTTTCAAAAAACTGCTGATGGCTATTTTCAATGTCAAGCTTACACTagaacatcagtaacatagtaGCTTCGAAGTGCGCAAGTTAGTatgatgtaaaaaaacaaaggttttCCTGTCTTTCGTTAGTTGCATTACACAAACTAATTTGTGAGAAAAAGAATGAAGATCCATTGAGAATTCAAAAAGGTTCATAAACAGTAATATCAAGCGCAAACTAATCTCATTTCATTACAATCTGACCGATACTGTAGGAGGAGTGATTCTTATGAAACATGGCCAGACACTTCACCATGGCTAAAACTCCTCAATCCACAtcaatcagaaaaaataaataaagaaaagtgtATATGTGACAGGTTGAAGGACTACTGTTGAAGGACtactgcatataaaactgttcaCTTAATACTAATTCATATCAGTTGATATAAggacaaaaataatgtaaatatggtaAGAAAATGGTTAAGAGttcattatttttcatgttataTTAATGGCTTTCATGTTACTTAAGAGAACTGCAATCTATACATCAGTGATCGGCTAGTAAGCCTTTTCTGGGATCGATTAGTAGTGTCTCTATTCTCCATTAGGGGGCTTTCGCGCGTTCTCCTCACTGCAATAAACGCTGCATGAGAGACGCAAGTCAAAATCACTctcgtgattcttttccccctgttttcaggtaaaagtgtttaaaagtTGATATATTTCCTATGTGTACACTGTTAAGATATTTAAGAGGTAATCCTTCGTTGTTTTGTAAGCTTTAGAAGCATTGTATtacagttttgtgcacatatACGTGGCGGCTTTGAGCCTCGGTTTTGTACTGTGTGATGGCCAGTAAGATAACGGCAGGAGCTAAAAATGCCGCTATTGTCAGCGATTTTGTCAGGAATGACCTGTTGTGGCATATATAGTAAGCACTTTagtattttggtttattttttagtgtTCCTCTTCCACCATGTGACATTAACCAGTACAGAATGTCAAACGTTTCTGTTCATTTTGACTGCAATAAACGCTGCATGAGAGACGCAAGTCAAAATCACTctcgtgattcttttccccctgttttcaGGGGTGTAACATATAGTTTTGTTTGACATCACAATTGTACATGGCTATTGAGAGGTCAAGTGACTTCAGAAAAAATTTTGATAATTCATGAATTAATTTCCTGTATTTAGTAGACTTTtggcacattttattttacatcagTTTATACTGTGCATGCTGTTATTTatgaaaaagaaaccaaaatccaaatccaatttatttatatagcacatttaaaaacaaagagtttgctcaaagtgctgtacagagaCAAAGGGGTaaaacacaagataaaaccactgacacccacataaacacataataaTACACATAACAAACATATCAACTCACACCAGTCTAAATGCTATCGAAAAAAGGTGTGTTTTCAAAAGAGACGTAAAAATAGGAAACAAAGATGCCTGTCTGATATTTAAAGGCAACATATTCCAAAGTTTGGGAGTCATAATTGAAAAGGCTCGTTGTCCTCTACGTTTTAGCATAGATTTTGGGACAACCAAAAGCAGCTGGTCGGCTGATCTAAGGGACCGTGAAGGAATATAAGGCTGAAGTATCTCGGAAAGGTATGGGGGAGCAAGACCATTTAGGCATTAATAAACCAGCGTTAGGACTTTGAAATTAGCCAAGCCAACCACAATTCCCAAGTGGGTTGCATGAAATATTATTAGGCCTAAATGCAATCACCTCCATTTTATCCTCATTGAAACTCAAAAAGTTCAGAGCCATCCAAGCTCTGACATCTTCAAGGCAGTTCAGAAGGATTTGAATGAAGCCAGGGCCGTTTGGTGCTAAAGGCAAATAAATTTGGcagtcatctgcatagcagtgaaaggatattttgtgttttctaaaataGACCCCAAAGGGAGCACGTACAGTGAAAAAAGAAGAGGGGCAAGGATTGAGCCCTGGGGGACCCCACAAGAAAGAGGGGCTGAGGTGGACTCAAAATTTTCAACATTAACACTAAACATTCTGCCACTCAAATAACGAAGTTATTGAATGAAGCCAGTCCAGTGCTGCACCTTTGATGCCAACCAGGTGTTCCAAACAAGAGATAAGAATACTGTCGACAACAGTATCAAACTCTGTAGTTAGATCTAAAAGCACAAGGCTCACGGTACTTCGACAATCACTGGCTAAACAGATATCGTTATAAAACCCATAAAAGTGCTGTTTCAATGGAGTGTAGATGTTTAAACCAAACTGAAAAACTTCCATGATACCATTAGTATCTAAAAACGTATTCAGTTgggtaaaaactattttttccaATAACTTTGAATGGAAAATTTCATAAAGAATGGAAATTTTGAAATTTGAGCAAACTGAAGGGTCAAGGCcaggttttttaaataaagggtTTACAATTGCATGTTTAAAACCATCAGGAAGTACACTGGAAGTAATATTGCTATTTATAATGGCAAGGACTGAGGTTCCAATCAAGGGAAAAACCTCTTTAAAAAGTGTAATTCAGACAGGTTTAAATTGGCAGCTGAACAGGGACTAAACATGGACGGGTCACATGTAGGAGGTACTATTGCTGACTCGACCTTGTTTACAAAAAGAGAAAGGAACTGATTACATCTGTCAACAGAGCCTTTTACCAAAACTAAAATCCAGACaccaattcaatttcaaataaaatataatgtgtGAATGAGAATATGTGGCTATAATGTGTCAATAGTGAGCCTCATATTAAACAAAAGTCATTTtgtatacaaatatttttttggagCCCAAAGTTCAGGCATCAGATTGCTCCACACACTTCATTTCAGATTATTTCTACCCTTGGATGTCATTGAGAGGGAACATCCcttatatggtcatctcaggtaCACAACTCCATAATCCATAATCAaatcatttatttatcattCATCGATCCCACTTGGATGGATGTGAAATTATATAGTCAGTGCCCTATTTTATAttatgttgttaaaaaaaaataagagaaacatATATTCACACAGCGCTTTATTTCATACACTTCAAGCACTTTTTCTCCTTCACATCTATGATCTAATACTGTTGTCTTTTTGACTCTGGGAGGAAAACCACACAGGTACAGGGAGTACATGCAAACCTCACATATAAGGGTGTAAGGCAGCGTTGGAACAAAGCCCCTTCTTGCTAACCCTTCAACTCAAGCACAATTCCATGGAAATGTACAGTATAcagttttgaaatgtaaaaggtACCGCATTGTGTAATGAAGTTCAGCTCTAAGGTGTGAATGTCGACATCTGATGTTGTTTCCTTAAACAGCTAATTTAAGTGACTTCCTAGATGGACCAGTTACCCATTGCTTGAATAGATATCAGTGTAATGGAGGAAAACACAGtaataatgaatgaaaacactgaaaattgaaacatacatattttatggCACCACGATGGCATCAGAGTTTGCTTTTGCAGTGAGATTTTGGACAATTTAACTCCCATTTTCACAACTAGGGGACAGTGTTTTACCAGAAAGTTTGTACATGTGTATTTGGTCTGAGATCATGGTGGTAGGTAGTTAGCACTATTTCCTTACAGAAAGAAGGTTCTGGGTATAAACTGGGGCTTTTATGTACTGTTTTTGTGTTATTACACAGTCCAGTGATAAACTGCAGGTGTATATTGATTTCTTCCTCTTAACTAAAAACAGTTACAACAGCATGCCAAGggtgtagatttggttttggcattggtggggacggatgattcaaccaccgaaccctgccctgtttcttttttttttctccttattgtctttgcttcttgataaaaaaaggagaaatatacttgcctacatgtgctattctacatgcttttaaaccatttaaaattacaattcatagttttatatgtgaatcatataatgttaaattactattaaacaaatgactaagtattttagactttagtttacttcagccatattccatataaatcaggtatcatacaaaaataaaaatagcttcaaatacagtcatgacaataaaagaatatgactttaaggacttaacaacattacttcagttatagtacaccaacatctcttatacattagcactaagggaacactgaatgacctgctggtttttgtccataaaactactcatctaagattaccacaaagtaaaagatctctcagcaaaattatgcaacattttaggcactattgccccgatcaaatcagtgagctgggattttttattctaaacatgaactactgttacagcaacagacatggactactggtgcccctcacaacaactcaatgtccactatgtgaaggagccaaatacatgccttctcctctcgttaactgagatgaactgctggcatatttgttttacagctatactgtccagtctctcctggtggacatggcaacacgttattcatggttacatacaattttagactgatgtgggccatagcctagcacatacttgccaacattgagacctcagaattagcaagacattcaaaagggctgttGGGGGGAGGAGTGGTATACAAAATATAAACAGCCCCAAGTGcaataggagaaggatcgttgagtgcggaactgacctgaaaaataggatcatggccaagcttgaaacctggatcccccgtagccggttaccaagattacgtgaagtaccctcagaaggtctgctagatgatgctaatgcagcactacggacgatacctacaaccacgattaccgacactaacaagctgatctacaatacggcagcagtgatcagtgagatgcttggctacaagttgaacagccacaaggggcagtacctccaggagaaggaggctagagggcaagatcaaagtagcacggaggaggttagccaactaacggagttgcagaaaggtgcgacaaagaaggtgcataagaaatacagcaagctgtccatacctgaggccttgaaactgccaagcaaagactcacagccttggccacccgcttgaggaggtacaccagagagatagaaggcaggagaataaaccagctgttctccacagaaccagcaaaggtgtactctcagtggcaagggaacaataagagaacagcaccaccaaggctggagacggagcaatactggaagagcatatgggagaaggacgcaacccataacggcaatgctcagtggctagtggatctgagggcagaccatagcgacctccctgaacagggtccagtaaccatcacagtggcagatatccaagaaagggtctccagtatgaagagttggacagcaccagggcccgacatggttcacgcctactggctgaagaagctgactgcactccatgagcGTCTGGCAggacaaatgaaccagctgctagatgatgagagacacccagaatggctaaccgaaggtcggacggtcctgatccccaaggaccccaagaagggaccggtcccatccaactaccgaccaattacctgcctcagtactacatggaagctcctgtcaggcatcatatcggctaagatgaacaggcacatgggtcaatacatgagtggggcacagaaagggattggcaagagtaccagaggcgcaaaacaccagctactggtagacagaacagtcagccgagactgcaagaccagactgaccaacctgtgcactccctggattgattacaagaaggcctatgactcaatgccccacagctggatactggaatgcctagaattgtacaagatcaacaggaccctagcacaagtcaccatcaagtgcgggatctaccaaggagatgctctgtccccactgctgttctgcataggcctgaaccccctcagtgagatcattaacaagactggctacggataccgactacggaacggagcagttgtcagccacctcctgtacatggatgacatcaagctgtatgccaagagtgaacgagacatcgattcactgatccacactaccaggctatacagcaatgacattggaatgtcgttcggactggagaagtgtagtcggatgataacaaagagagggaaggtagtcagaactgaggggattgaactaccagaaggcaacattgcagacatagaggacagttacaagtacctggggatcccgcaagcgaatgggaaccatgaagaggccgctagaaaggctgcaaccaccaagtacctgcagagggtcaggcaagtcctgaggagtcagctgaacggtaagaacaagatctgggccatcaacacctacgccctgcccgtgatcaggtaccctgctggggtaataggctggccaaaggaggagctagaagccactgacatcaagacaagaaagctccttaccatgcatgaagtccagcaccctgaggctgtacgctaagcggaaggaagggggccggggactggtgagtgtcagcaccacagtccaggatgagacaacgaacatccaagaatacattgggaagatggccccaagtgaccgagtgctcagtgaatacctcaggcagcagaaaccaagaaagaggagggagacgaggaaccatcatggcaggacaggcccctgcacggtatgtaccaccggcagatagagcaggtggctgacatccagaaatcctaccagtggctggacaaagctggactgaaagacagcacagaggcactaatcatggcagcacaagaacaagctctgagtacaagatccatagaggctggggtctatcacaccaggcaagaccccaagtgtgtgtctgtgtaaagatgccccagaggcaatccagcacataacagcagggtgcaagatgctagcaggcaaggcatacatggaacgccataaccaagtggccggtatagtgtacaggaacatctgtgccgagtataacctggaagtcccgaggtcaaaatgggagatgcccccaagggagttggagaatgaccgagctaagatcctgtgggacttccagatacagacggacaaaatggtggtggctaaccaaccggacatagtggtggtagacaaacaggagaagacggccgtagtgatcgatgtagcggttccgaatgacagcaatatcaggaagaaggaacacgagaagctggagaaataccaagggctcagagaagagctcgagaggatgtggagggtgaaggtaatggtggtcccagtggtaatcggagcactaggtgcggtgactcccaagctaggcgagtggctccagcagatcccgggaagaacatcggagatctctgtccagaagagcgcagtcctgggaacagctaagatactgcaagggacctcaagctcccaggcctctggtagaggacccgagcttgaaggataaacccgccgcaggggcgtgctgggtgtgtgtgtatatatatatatatatatatatatatctatatatatatatatatatatatatatatatatatatatatatatatatatacacacacacatatatatatatatatatatctatacaaAAAAACTCgaatcttacagtgtttatttatcgaataaaataagttaaatgtcaccgttATTATTGTCCGGCCGGAAACAGgctgggggtgtccaaattcagaggctgtgTCCACCTGACCTTGTCTTCGCGAAAGTGGGCCGGGTTCTCCGAAAGCCAGGTAGACCGGAAATGAGcaactgtgaaattggacgggagattttcgggaggggcactgaagtTCGGGATTCTCAAGGAAAAATCGGAAGGGGTGGCATGTATGGCCTAGCATATCCTGTAACATTATTATGgcagacacattttatgagtgaacttgactttaagtgacttacaggtttctttgaaaaatactttcttatatccaggttcttcctttttgctgccatcctcctctcctccttgcaggtcctcgcagcgcaagcttgccgctgctaaaactaaacagagctccctgaaagggacagccaatcacattggccatatttgtcacatgaggtaggactccagtagagaacgtaatttaactctttctgcaccacCAGgagaatgagacgttgacagatcgtttttttctttctatcggttttgtttttctttactcgaagagatcaaattattggtggggacatgtcccttccgtccatgccaaatcagCATGCATTTAATAAGAAGAAAATTCCCAGATTCCCAGT
This window harbors:
- the LOC116327952 gene encoding granzyme-like protein 1 isoform X1, whose amino-acid sequence is MHALQKCLLVTAATCLIQNVFLHLFSALGSEIINGKKAEEKFMQYMASVQNNKIHTCGGFLVSEDFVMTAAHCAVKKLKSLSVVLGTHDLKKANKKMRYGVKMICRHPAFKEVANGNDIMLLKLSKKVPLGDKKPVKLIQLPIQKLNLKENKICSVAGWGPTEPGKHRSGYVNELQVLNVPIINKDECQKLWGRTLKNVICAGGYKAKSGICQGDSGGPLVCNKLAVGIVSFNNGNGCKYPDVPNVYTDISQFLPWITDILEKKKCKG
- the LOC116327952 gene encoding granzyme-like protein 1 isoform X2, producing the protein MHALQKCLLVTAATCLIQNALGSEIINGKKAEEKFMQYMASVQNNKIHTCGGFLVSEDFVMTAAHCAVKKLKSLSVVLGTHDLKKANKKMRYGVKMICRHPAFKEVANGNDIMLLKLSKKVPLGDKKPVKLIQLPIQKLNLKENKICSVAGWGPTEPGKHRSGYVNELQVLNVPIINKDECQKLWGRTLKNVICAGGYKAKSGICQGDSGGPLVCNKLAVGIVSFNNGNGCKYPDVPNVYTDISQFLPWITDILEKKKCKG